A window of Candidatus Omnitrophota bacterium contains these coding sequences:
- a CDS encoding PAS domain S-box protein produces the protein MSTYQVLVADDDVSIRNLIQRLCLELNWTVDLAADGQEALKYLAERPHQIFVIDVKMPGPSGIDLARRILQIEEAPAILILTGHAEVDMAVQAIKEGVYDYIQKDVVEIDVFKRILARAADYREKRLWSMRAQREREKTILDMEAANRQFQSILELSSDLIFILDARSRQILDCNAEARRRLGFERQELLGLKFSAIDQDLAQAKWEESLRTALSEKPPLLEIVFYGKEGISFPVEVSFDYVCLDTGEFIAVVARDISERKKAETILQESENKYRTLFESSTDALMLLSSGGFIDCNKQTLEMFGLSNKEEFLHVHPADLSPPFQSDGEDSRMAANRKIAEAFERGFNKFEWIHRRKNGEDFSADVWLTAFQLGGERFLNATVRDITDLKKAEESLREREEVLSKITTSAQDAIIMIDHEGIIILWNPSAERIFGYSSQEAMGKELHTLLAPQSYYKDYQRGFASFQKTGEGAAVGKTLELTVIHKNGRLVPVELSLSAVSIKNQWNAIGILRDISQRKRHEDKILQARQLAETQAAMLRTIIETMDEGVVVSDERHGITEVNDFFVRLAQTPKEFLIGADLNRVIRDISGCSLAPILDRFRNSEEWYRTNLQGEIAGNKVLLSLQPIFHNGVFHGAILTIVDISEIVSDREKAEDDIRRNNEFFLNAHKEMHAPLDGLLEMADQALTGAIDGDQRLFLEMIKQCGITLKNILDDVKNRIEQEIPMS, from the coding sequence ATGTCAACATATCAAGTTCTTGTGGCCGATGACGACGTTTCCATTCGCAATCTGATTCAAAGATTGTGTCTGGAATTGAATTGGACGGTCGATCTCGCCGCCGATGGACAGGAGGCGTTGAAATATCTGGCGGAAAGGCCGCACCAGATTTTCGTAATCGACGTGAAAATGCCCGGTCCTTCCGGCATCGATTTGGCCCGCCGCATTCTGCAAATCGAAGAGGCGCCCGCTATTCTCATTCTGACCGGACATGCGGAAGTGGATATGGCGGTCCAGGCTATCAAAGAAGGCGTATACGACTACATCCAAAAGGACGTTGTCGAGATCGACGTTTTCAAACGGATTTTAGCGCGGGCGGCGGACTATCGCGAAAAACGTCTTTGGAGTATGCGCGCCCAGCGCGAACGCGAAAAGACGATCCTGGATATGGAAGCCGCCAACCGGCAATTTCAATCCATCTTGGAACTGAGCAGCGATTTGATTTTTATTCTCGACGCCCGGTCTCGCCAAATCCTGGACTGCAACGCGGAGGCGCGCCGCCGGTTGGGATTTGAACGCCAAGAATTGCTGGGTCTTAAGTTCTCGGCCATCGACCAAGACCTGGCCCAAGCAAAATGGGAAGAATCGCTGCGGACGGCGCTTTCGGAAAAGCCGCCGCTCCTCGAAATCGTTTTCTATGGAAAGGAAGGGATCTCCTTTCCCGTGGAAGTTTCTTTCGATTACGTCTGCCTGGATACCGGCGAGTTCATCGCCGTTGTGGCGCGCGATATCAGCGAGAGAAAAAAAGCGGAAACCATCCTGCAGGAGAGCGAAAACAAATACCGCACGTTATTCGAATCCTCGACGGACGCCTTAATGCTTTTAAGCAGCGGAGGATTTATCGATTGCAATAAACAAACTTTGGAGATGTTTGGTTTATCGAACAAGGAAGAATTTCTTCATGTTCATCCCGCCGATCTTTCCCCTCCTTTTCAATCCGATGGAGAGGATTCGCGGATGGCGGCGAATCGGAAAATCGCGGAAGCCTTCGAACGGGGATTTAATAAGTTCGAATGGATTCACCGCCGGAAGAATGGAGAAGATTTTTCCGCCGATGTCTGGTTGACTGCCTTTCAACTAGGAGGCGAAAGATTCCTCAATGCCACCGTGCGAGACATCACCGATTTGAAAAAAGCCGAAGAATCTCTTAGAGAACGGGAAGAAGTCTTAAGCAAAATCACCACTTCCGCCCAAGACGCCATCATCATGATAGACCACGAAGGAATTATCATCCTCTGGAATCCGTCGGCGGAAAGAATTTTCGGGTATTCCTCTCAAGAGGCGATGGGCAAGGAACTTCATACTCTTCTTGCGCCGCAATCGTATTATAAGGATTATCAAAGAGGATTTGCGTCTTTCCAAAAAACAGGAGAGGGCGCCGCGGTAGGGAAAACCCTAGAATTGACGGTTATCCATAAGAATGGAAGGCTTGTTCCCGTGGAACTCTCTCTCTCGGCGGTTTCTATCAAAAACCAATGGAACGCCATTGGAATTCTACGCGATATTTCGCAAAGAAAGCGGCACGAAGATAAAATTCTGCAGGCAAGACAGTTAGCGGAAACTCAGGCCGCCATGCTGCGGACGATTATCGAAACCATGGACGAAGGCGTCGTTGTTTCGGACGAGCGGCATGGCATCACGGAAGTCAACGATTTCTTTGTGCGTTTGGCCCAAACGCCCAAAGAATTTCTTATTGGAGCGGATTTGAACCGCGTGATCCGCGATATTTCCGGCTGCTCGCTTGCCCCTATTCTCGATCGATTCCGGAATAGCGAGGAATGGTATAGGACGAATCTCCAGGGAGAGATCGCGGGAAACAAAGTATTATTGTCTTTGCAGCCCATCTTTCATAATGGCGTTTTTCATGGCGCAATTTTAACGATCGTCGATATTTCGGAAATCGTATCGGACCGGGAAAAAGCGGAGGATGATATTCGCCGCAACAACGAGTTTTTCCTCAACGCGCACAAGGAAATGCATGCGCCATTGGATGGATTGTTGGAAATGGCCGATCAAGCCCTGACCGGCGCGATCGACGGCGATCAGCGCCTGTTTTTGGAAATGATCAAACAATGCGGAATCACCCTTAAAAATATTCTGGACGACGTAAAAAATCGTATTGAGCAGGAAATCCCCATGTCTTGA
- a CDS encoding tetratricopeptide repeat protein, producing the protein MAVDKSILNSITNALKEETLVSEESIQAYQEDMRLAEKERLQTGQKRKELLDSLKKSVQKKGSAADSRALVREKYVRIIRDGLASEVEGAANRLQIELQALKMKGNFSKKAEQTAKLFFDSLKVFTEKKSLLEQIEKKLDAVKENGKEDPAPKTNAEDNQNLMKARFLNLAASFRANLCQLMNELLAHYESLETQIQNDLEEEDRARSLFYGCISSMDENKRRKVVKLFQTKSLNGGIEIRIHLYKTFVEQLARNDANVAAKVHSLARKKSWSLLKQGRYQQAAAELCYALHLWKQEPESYRLLANVFLRMKDEKKAFTALNEVLRLCPDDMVLRKRIAAYWAKSGDFRQAVREYREILERRPEDDAVRRELGKLLYENKAYAEVPGCLDLYLRRRPEDEECLKWIGMSWMMTGDWRRAIPNLKTALELRPNDLDLIFSLSRAYRSLGQLDEAIGILEQGLRQSPDSAMLYLSLGSIRQESESWEEAEKMYRKAMDFQPPAASLLLALGNVQSAMGKWEEAIASWEQANGMDENRKDVLLELTKALRRQRNYERAEILLKSAVERDGKELEYWRELAAVYAETGRWEAASAVLKKTAAL; encoded by the coding sequence ATGGCAGTCGATAAATCCATTCTTAATTCCATTACCAACGCTCTCAAGGAGGAAACTCTCGTATCGGAGGAATCCATCCAAGCGTATCAGGAGGATATGCGTCTAGCCGAAAAAGAGCGGTTGCAAACAGGCCAAAAGCGCAAAGAACTGCTCGATTCCCTAAAAAAATCCGTTCAAAAAAAAGGCTCCGCCGCCGATAGCCGCGCCCTGGTCCGCGAAAAATACGTACGAATCATCCGCGACGGTTTGGCGTCTGAAGTGGAAGGGGCCGCCAATCGGCTTCAAATCGAGTTGCAAGCGCTCAAAATGAAAGGGAATTTTTCCAAAAAGGCGGAACAGACCGCCAAACTCTTTTTCGATTCGTTGAAAGTCTTCACCGAAAAAAAGAGTTTATTGGAGCAAATCGAAAAAAAATTGGATGCGGTTAAGGAAAACGGTAAAGAAGATCCTGCTCCGAAAACGAATGCCGAGGACAATCAAAACCTGATGAAAGCCCGCTTCCTCAACCTGGCGGCGTCGTTCCGCGCCAACCTTTGTCAATTGATGAATGAACTCCTTGCCCATTACGAATCGTTGGAAACTCAGATTCAAAACGATCTGGAGGAGGAAGATCGCGCCCGCTCTCTCTTTTACGGATGCATCTCCTCGATGGATGAAAACAAACGCCGCAAGGTTGTTAAATTATTTCAGACCAAGAGCCTGAACGGGGGGATTGAAATCCGCATCCATCTTTACAAAACCTTCGTCGAACAATTGGCGAGAAACGACGCGAACGTGGCGGCGAAGGTTCATAGCCTGGCCCGGAAGAAATCGTGGAGCTTGCTGAAGCAGGGCCGTTACCAGCAAGCGGCGGCGGAACTATGCTACGCCCTGCATTTATGGAAACAGGAACCGGAATCCTATCGCTTGCTGGCCAATGTTTTTCTTCGCATGAAGGACGAAAAAAAAGCCTTTACGGCCTTGAACGAAGTCCTGCGCTTATGTCCCGACGATATGGTCTTGCGCAAACGCATCGCCGCCTACTGGGCGAAATCGGGCGATTTTCGTCAAGCCGTCCGGGAATACCGCGAAATCCTCGAACGGCGGCCCGAAGACGACGCCGTTCGCCGCGAATTGGGTAAGTTATTGTACGAGAACAAAGCGTACGCCGAGGTTCCCGGATGCCTCGACCTCTATCTTCGCCGCAGACCGGAAGACGAAGAGTGCCTGAAATGGATCGGAATGTCCTGGATGATGACCGGGGATTGGCGGAGAGCTATTCCCAATTTGAAAACCGCCCTCGAACTTAGGCCGAACGATTTGGATTTGATTTTCAGTCTTTCCCGCGCCTATCGGAGCCTTGGCCAGTTGGACGAAGCGATTGGGATTCTTGAACAAGGTCTCCGCCAATCGCCGGATTCCGCCATGCTCTATTTGTCTCTCGGCTCGATTCGTCAAGAAAGCGAATCGTGGGAAGAAGCGGAAAAAATGTATCGCAAGGCCATGGATTTTCAGCCTCCCGCCGCCTCGCTGCTCCTGGCTCTGGGGAACGTTCAATCCGCAATGGGCAAATGGGAGGAAGCGATCGCTTCTTGGGAACAAGCGAATGGGATGGATGAAAATCGGAAAGACGTTCTTCTCGAATTGACCAAAGCGTTGCGGCGGCAAAGGAATTACGAACGCGCCGAAATCCTGTTGAAATCGGCGGTCGAACGCGATGGGAAAGAATTGGAGTATTGGCGGGAATTGGCGGCCGTTTACGCCGAAACCGGCCGGTGGGAAGCCGCTTCCGCCGTTTTGAAAAAAACGGCGGCGTTGTAA
- a CDS encoding FapA family protein yields MRIDKKRPPQNADAQTEENSLSESLRLLGGGMATLIDELRKIPKEKMKHYFMELENIRGFLETLEFIRETMPEERLHETIRNTVKSIRKAFENIPRAAVSQMTAVSVDPACGLPDFLFRVMRLLGPTIRINKNQMSAWIEIDSEEAAFFTPECVLEGLKRKNVVRGVMESQVQEIFETSIFNQEVLIAKGKSPTFGQDGRIEFKIQVEDMGRTPKKLLSGRVSFKDIKLFDYIALGNVLAEKIPPAPGTPGYTVTDRVLAPPEAREAQFPDCEYTKISEDGKTLLATENCCVTKKDGRILLEPSLIVSGNVSYETGNLDSQVAIIVQKDVLPDFLIRCEKDIHVQGTVEAARLEAKGNIVIKGGVLGKDKALLEASGDISARFIANATATSLNQIVVESEIMNSKIWSGGRVIVAGAPGQIVGGEIDADADVVADTIGSELGVKTVIRLGGKIEDLSALILETQQKIAEQEEAMDKCGLIIDTLKQQIAQSPAPPEELKQALDRARDMSQKIRYTYNDLIAESDGLQVQYEESLKRTRTVRARKNIMPGVVIQIQGAELAVKKPTGPATVVKQGDELAVFPFKEIDAS; encoded by the coding sequence ATGCGCATCGATAAGAAACGCCCCCCTCAAAACGCCGACGCTCAGACAGAAGAGAACAGCCTTTCGGAATCGCTTCGCCTGCTCGGCGGGGGAATGGCGACGCTGATTGACGAATTGCGCAAAATCCCCAAAGAAAAAATGAAGCATTATTTCATGGAATTGGAAAACATCCGAGGCTTTCTGGAGACGCTGGAATTCATCCGCGAAACGATGCCGGAAGAACGTCTTCATGAAACCATCCGCAATACGGTCAAATCGATCCGCAAAGCGTTTGAAAATATTCCGCGCGCCGCCGTCTCGCAGATGACCGCCGTTTCCGTCGATCCGGCTTGCGGTTTACCCGATTTTCTTTTCCGAGTCATGCGCCTGTTGGGTCCTACGATTCGCATCAACAAAAACCAGATGTCGGCTTGGATCGAAATCGATTCTGAAGAGGCCGCTTTTTTTACTCCCGAATGCGTTTTGGAAGGCTTGAAGCGGAAAAACGTCGTCCGCGGCGTCATGGAATCGCAGGTGCAGGAAATCTTCGAAACTTCGATATTCAACCAGGAAGTTCTCATCGCCAAAGGCAAGTCGCCCACGTTCGGGCAAGACGGGCGCATCGAATTCAAGATTCAAGTGGAAGACATGGGAAGAACCCCGAAAAAATTGCTAAGCGGACGCGTCTCTTTCAAAGACATCAAACTCTTCGATTATATCGCCCTTGGCAACGTGTTGGCGGAAAAAATACCGCCCGCGCCCGGAACTCCCGGCTATACCGTAACGGATCGGGTTTTGGCGCCGCCGGAAGCGCGGGAAGCCCAATTTCCCGATTGCGAATATACGAAGATTTCGGAGGATGGAAAAACGCTCCTCGCCACGGAAAATTGCTGCGTAACCAAGAAAGATGGACGCATTCTGCTCGAACCGTCCTTGATCGTATCCGGCAACGTCTCCTACGAAACGGGGAATCTGGATTCCCAGGTGGCCATCATCGTACAGAAGGACGTACTGCCGGATTTCCTCATTCGCTGCGAAAAAGACATTCATGTTCAAGGAACCGTAGAAGCCGCCCGGCTGGAAGCGAAAGGCAATATCGTCATCAAGGGCGGCGTGTTGGGCAAAGATAAAGCCTTGCTGGAAGCCAGCGGCGACATTTCGGCGCGATTTATCGCAAACGCGACGGCGACGAGTCTAAACCAAATCGTCGTGGAGTCGGAGATCATGAATTCCAAAATCTGGTCGGGCGGAAGAGTGATCGTCGCCGGCGCTCCGGGGCAGATCGTCGGGGGAGAAATCGACGCCGATGCGGATGTCGTAGCCGATACGATCGGATCGGAACTGGGAGTGAAAACCGTCATTCGCCTGGGCGGAAAAATCGAGGACTTATCGGCCTTGATCTTGGAAACGCAGCAGAAAATCGCCGAGCAGGAGGAGGCGATGGACAAATGCGGTCTGATCATCGATACTCTCAAGCAGCAAATCGCCCAATCTCCCGCCCCGCCGGAAGAGTTGAAGCAGGCCTTAGATCGCGCAAGGGACATGTCGCAGAAAATCCGCTATACTTACAACGATCTGATCGCCGAAAGCGACGGACTTCAAGTTCAATACGAAGAGAGTTTGAAGCGGACGCGCACGGTGCGGGCGCGCAAAAACATCATGCCCGGCGTGGTGATTCAGATTCAAGGGGCGGAACTGGCCGTCAAGAAGCCGACGGGTCCGGCGACCGTAGTCAAACAGGGGGACGAATTGGCTGTCTTTCCCTTCAAGGAAATCGACGCAAGCTGA